The following are encoded together in the Methylomonas methanica MC09 genome:
- a CDS encoding efflux transporter outer membrane subunit, whose protein sequence is MLIRILGLSFLPVLLAGCTMGPDYVRPQSAVPAEFKEMKGWKQAQPRDDSLPGKWWEIFGDAQLNALQEQVAGGNLSLVAAEAQYRQAQHLVQSARAAYLPTAGVTGSVNRFKAASGQSVAVSGIRNLFGTALNIAWEPDLWGSVRRQVEADTSSAQASAATLQALRLSTQATLAQDYFQLRALDAQQHLLEKTVDAYQKTLDITRNRYAVGVAARNDVLQAESQLEAARAQAIDVGVARSQMEHALAVLIGKSPAELNLPRTEQLPSRLPHIPVGVPSTLLERRPDIANAERLVAAANAKIGVAKAAYFPSLTLSATNGFQTVNLSKLFSMASRYWALGPAAAAWTLLDGGAKNAQLKQAVDSFDASVAQYQQTVLTGFQEVEDSLSALRTLQEEQAVLDKAVQSARSALTITENQYKAGTVSYLNVMTAQAAALANEKAVVAVLGERLSYSVQLIKALGGGWDAGSLPDSDAAAGDSSWTDVLPFPVQ, encoded by the coding sequence ATGCTAATCCGCATATTAGGTTTGTCGTTTTTGCCGGTGCTGCTGGCCGGATGTACCATGGGCCCCGACTATGTGCGGCCGCAATCGGCGGTGCCTGCCGAATTCAAGGAAATGAAAGGTTGGAAACAGGCGCAACCCCGAGACGATAGTCTGCCCGGCAAATGGTGGGAAATTTTCGGCGATGCGCAACTAAACGCCTTGCAGGAGCAAGTCGCCGGCGGCAACCTGTCTTTGGTCGCGGCCGAAGCCCAGTACCGGCAGGCCCAACATTTGGTGCAATCGGCGCGCGCGGCCTATCTGCCGACGGCCGGCGTTACCGGCAGCGTCAACCGCTTCAAGGCGGCCAGCGGCCAGAGTGTGGCGGTATCCGGCATCCGCAATCTATTCGGTACGGCGTTGAACATCGCCTGGGAGCCGGATTTGTGGGGCAGCGTACGCCGTCAGGTAGAGGCCGACACCAGCAGCGCCCAAGCCAGTGCCGCGACCTTGCAAGCCTTGCGGCTATCCACCCAAGCCACCTTGGCGCAGGATTATTTTCAATTGCGAGCCTTGGATGCCCAGCAGCATTTACTGGAAAAAACTGTCGACGCCTATCAAAAGACCCTGGATATTACCCGAAACCGTTACGCGGTCGGTGTGGCGGCGCGCAACGATGTGCTGCAGGCCGAGTCGCAACTGGAAGCGGCCCGGGCGCAAGCCATCGACGTCGGGGTGGCGCGTTCGCAAATGGAGCATGCCTTGGCGGTGTTGATCGGTAAATCGCCGGCGGAATTGAATTTGCCGCGTACCGAACAGCTCCCCAGCCGCTTGCCGCACATTCCGGTGGGGGTGCCGTCGACCTTATTGGAGCGCCGGCCGGATATCGCCAACGCCGAGCGCTTGGTGGCCGCCGCCAATGCCAAGATCGGCGTGGCCAAAGCCGCCTATTTTCCGAGTCTGACCTTGTCGGCCACCAACGGTTTTCAAACGGTCAATCTCTCCAAACTGTTTTCCATGGCCAGCCGCTATTGGGCCTTGGGACCGGCAGCCGCCGCCTGGACTTTGCTGGATGGCGGCGCCAAAAATGCGCAACTGAAGCAGGCTGTCGATAGTTTCGACGCCAGCGTTGCCCAATATCAGCAAACCGTGTTGACCGGTTTTCAGGAAGTGGAAGACAGCTTGTCGGCCTTACGAACCTTGCAGGAAGAACAGGCGGTGTTGGACAAAGCCGTGCAATCGGCCCGGTCCGCATTGACCATTACCGAAAACCAATACAAAGCCGGCACGGTGAGTTATTTGAACGTAATGACCGCGCAAGCCGCCGCGTTGGCCAATGAAAAAGCCGTGGTTGCCGTGTTAGGCGAACGACTGAGCTACTCGGTACAGCTGATCAAGGCCTTGGGCGGCGGGTGGGATGCCGGTAGCTTACCGGATAGCGATGCCGCGGCCGGCGATAGCAGCTGGACGGATGTGCTGCCGTTTCCCGTGCAATAA
- a CDS encoding M14 family metallopeptidase → MLKQFDTLPEGLLDIAVELLYTLIPEPALFHLPGKRQDTLFVSVLLHGNEPTGFLAVQKLLQKYRGQLLPRNLTLFFGNTQAARFNLRRLDNQPDFNRIWPGTPLHDSPETAWSQQICDAMQGRALFASIDVHNNTGLNPHYACINKLDDNFLHLGALFGRLLVHFTHPKGVQSGAFAEFCPAVTLECGRPDLPYGAEHALQFIDSCLHLQAFPAHPVARQDVDIYHTVAQVTIDKRVAFSFNDDSADLSLDRDLERLNFTEIQAGTVFGKVRGVQMPLLARDNDGKPITEKFFRLADGQLQITRPTMPSMLTLNERVIRQDCLCYLMERLEV, encoded by the coding sequence GTGCTAAAACAATTTGATACTTTGCCCGAGGGCCTGCTGGATATTGCCGTTGAGCTGCTTTACACGCTAATACCGGAGCCGGCTTTGTTCCATTTGCCCGGCAAGCGTCAGGATACGCTGTTCGTATCGGTGTTGTTGCACGGAAACGAGCCGACCGGCTTCCTGGCCGTACAAAAGCTGTTGCAAAAATACCGAGGGCAGCTGTTGCCTAGAAACCTGACGCTGTTTTTCGGTAATACCCAAGCAGCCCGTTTTAATCTGCGGCGGCTGGATAATCAGCCGGATTTCAATCGCATCTGGCCGGGTACGCCGCTGCACGATTCACCGGAAACGGCCTGGTCGCAACAGATTTGCGATGCGATGCAGGGGCGTGCGTTGTTCGCCAGTATCGATGTGCATAACAATACCGGGCTCAACCCGCACTATGCGTGTATCAACAAGCTGGATGACAACTTCCTGCACTTGGGGGCGTTGTTCGGTCGTCTGTTGGTACACTTCACCCATCCAAAGGGTGTGCAATCCGGCGCGTTTGCCGAGTTTTGCCCGGCGGTCACCCTGGAATGCGGGCGCCCCGATCTGCCGTACGGTGCGGAGCACGCCTTGCAGTTTATCGACAGTTGTTTGCATTTGCAGGCATTTCCGGCTCACCCGGTCGCCAGACAGGATGTCGATATTTATCACACCGTGGCGCAGGTGACGATAGACAAACGGGTTGCTTTCAGTTTTAACGACGATAGCGCGGATTTATCGCTGGACCGGGACTTGGAGCGCTTAAACTTTACTGAAATTCAGGCGGGGACGGTATTCGGTAAGGTAAGGGGTGTCCAAATGCCGCTGCTGGCGCGAGATAACGATGGAAAGCCGATTACCGAAAAGTTTTTTAGGTTGGCGGATGGCCAATTGCAAATCACCAGACCGACCATGCCGTCCATGTTGACTTTGAATGAACGGGTGATTCGGCAGGATTGCTTGTGTTATTTGATGGAAAGACTGGAAGTTTAA
- the rpsF gene encoding 30S ribosomal protein S6, with the protein MRHYEIVFLVHPDQSAQVPAMIERYKSTIEEAAGKIHRLEDWGRRHLAYPIKKIHKAHYVLMNIECDQATLEELEAGFRFNDAILRSQTLLQKEAVTEPSAIATSGNDGQKTSNRVKEEVEEETEEAEVKEEVATETETETDSE; encoded by the coding sequence ATGCGTCATTATGAAATCGTCTTCTTGGTACACCCTGATCAAAGTGCTCAGGTGCCTGCCATGATAGAACGTTACAAATCCACTATTGAAGAGGCTGCCGGTAAAATCCACCGTCTGGAAGATTGGGGCCGTAGACATCTGGCTTACCCAATCAAAAAAATTCATAAAGCGCATTATGTGCTGATGAATATCGAATGCGATCAAGCCACTCTCGAAGAACTGGAAGCGGGTTTTCGTTTTAACGATGCGATTCTGCGTAGCCAAACTTTGCTGCAAAAAGAAGCCGTTACAGAGCCTTCAGCCATTGCTACCAGTGGCAACGACGGTCAAAAAACCAGCAATCGCGTAAAAGAAGAAGTTGAAGAAGAGACCGAGGAAGCTGAGGTTAAGGAAGAAGTTGCAACCGAAACTGAAACCGAAACGGATTCCGAATAA
- the rpsR gene encoding 30S ribosomal protein S18 gives MARNNIRRKKGCRFSGEDAIVIDYKDLDLLSEYITETGKIIPSRITGTSAKYQRQLTSAIKQARFLALLPFCDAHK, from the coding sequence ATGGCACGTAACAATATCAGACGTAAAAAAGGCTGCCGTTTCAGCGGTGAAGATGCAATCGTAATCGATTATAAAGATCTGGATTTGCTGAGCGAATACATCACCGAAACCGGCAAAATCATTCCCAGCCGTATTACCGGTACCAGCGCGAAATATCAAAGACAGTTAACGTCGGCTATTAAACAAGCCCGTTTTCTGGCGCTACTGCCGTTCTGCGACGCACACAAATAA